A genomic segment from Streptosporangium roseum DSM 43021 encodes:
- a CDS encoding cysteine desulfurase family protein, with the protein MAYFDAASTEPLHPQAREALIAALDVGWADPARLYGPARRARMLLEQARTEIAEALGARPDEVSFTASGTQAVHLGVLGTLHGRRRAGRRLVTSAVEHSSVLHAAGIHERDGGSVETIGVGRTGAVDLAAFGEAVLSGGTALACLQSANHEVGTVQPVAEAAALCAEAGVPLLVDAAQTAGRMPTPEGWSVLTASAHKWGGPAGVGVLAVRKGTRWRTPLPEDDRERRRVPGFENVPAIVAAAAALRAMAAESAQESARLSALVDRIRTEVPRLVPDVEVIGDPVARVPHIVTFSCLYVEGEALLTELDKAGFAISSGSSCTASTLRPSHVLEAMGVLTHGNVRVSLPQGASATDVDRFLAVLPDMVKRIREDAGVRT; encoded by the coding sequence GTGGCGTACTTCGACGCGGCCTCCACCGAGCCGCTGCACCCTCAGGCACGCGAGGCTCTGATCGCGGCGCTCGACGTCGGCTGGGCCGACCCGGCGAGACTGTACGGTCCAGCCCGCCGCGCAAGGATGTTACTGGAACAGGCGCGGACGGAAATCGCCGAAGCGCTCGGCGCCCGGCCCGACGAGGTCTCGTTCACCGCCTCCGGGACCCAGGCCGTGCATCTGGGCGTGCTCGGCACCCTGCACGGACGGCGGCGCGCCGGGCGCCGCCTGGTGACCTCGGCGGTGGAGCACTCCAGCGTGCTGCACGCCGCCGGGATCCACGAACGCGACGGCGGTTCGGTCGAGACGATCGGCGTCGGCCGCACCGGCGCGGTGGACCTGGCCGCGTTCGGCGAGGCGGTCCTCTCCGGCGGTACGGCCCTGGCCTGCCTGCAGAGCGCCAACCACGAGGTCGGCACGGTTCAGCCGGTCGCCGAGGCCGCGGCCCTGTGCGCCGAGGCCGGCGTGCCGCTGCTGGTGGACGCGGCGCAGACCGCCGGCCGGATGCCGACGCCGGAGGGCTGGTCGGTGCTGACGGCGAGCGCGCACAAGTGGGGCGGCCCCGCCGGGGTCGGCGTGCTGGCGGTCCGCAAGGGCACCCGGTGGCGCACCCCGCTGCCCGAGGACGACCGGGAGCGCCGCCGGGTCCCCGGCTTCGAGAACGTGCCGGCGATCGTCGCGGCGGCCGCCGCGCTGCGCGCCATGGCGGCCGAGTCGGCGCAGGAGTCGGCCCGGCTCTCGGCGCTCGTGGACCGGATCAGGACGGAGGTGCCCCGGCTCGTCCCCGATGTCGAGGTCATCGGGGATCCCGTCGCGCGAGTCCCACACATTGTCACCTTTTCGTGTCTTTACGTGGAAGGTGAAGCATTGTTGACAGAACTGGATAAGGCAGGATTCGCTATATCGTCCGGCAGTTCCTGCACGGCGAGTACGCTTCGTCCATCACATGTTTTGGAGGCCATGGGCGTGCTTACACACGGCAACGTCCGGGTATCGCTGCCCCAGGGCGCATCCGCCACGGATGTCGACCGCTTCCTCGCCGTCCTGCCGGACATGGTGAAGAGGATCCGCGAGGACGCGGGTGTAAGGACGTGA
- the coxB gene encoding cytochrome c oxidase subunit II, with protein MPGAITKQAETVQNLWNGSWIAALATGVVVWGLILWSVAFHRKKKNSKDELPPQVRYNLPIEILYTVVPIIMVGVFFYFTARDQNYVNAMTGQAPVKVKVEGFQWSWRFTTDYNGKKVEVVGKPVSDYTQGPQLVLPVNQKVEFDLVSPDVIHSFWVPAFHFKRDVIPGVENKFEVDTLNKPAVYAGRCAELCGTDHSRMLFNVKLVPQAEFDQYIASQAGAQ; from the coding sequence TTGCCCGGCGCTATCACCAAGCAGGCCGAGACCGTTCAGAATCTGTGGAACGGATCCTGGATCGCCGCTCTCGCCACCGGCGTGGTCGTGTGGGGCCTGATCCTGTGGTCCGTTGCCTTCCACCGCAAGAAGAAGAACTCGAAGGATGAGCTGCCGCCCCAGGTGCGCTACAACCTCCCCATCGAGATCCTCTACACGGTGGTGCCGATCATCATGGTCGGCGTGTTCTTCTACTTCACCGCGCGTGACCAGAACTACGTCAACGCGATGACCGGCCAGGCGCCCGTGAAGGTCAAGGTCGAGGGATTCCAGTGGAGCTGGCGCTTCACGACGGACTACAACGGCAAGAAGGTCGAAGTCGTCGGCAAGCCCGTCAGCGACTACACCCAGGGGCCGCAGCTGGTGCTCCCGGTGAACCAGAAGGTCGAGTTCGACCTCGTCTCGCCGGACGTCATCCACTCCTTCTGGGTGCCGGCCTTCCACTTCAAGCGCGACGTGATCCCGGGTGTCGAGAACAAGTTCGAGGTCGACACGCTGAACAAGCCCGCCGTCTACGCCGGCCGGTGCGCCGAGCTCTGCGGTACGGACCACAGCCGGATGCTCTTCAACGTGAAGCTCGTCCCGCAGGCCGAGTTCGACCAGTACATCGCTAGCCAGGCGGGTGCCCAGTGA
- the ctaD gene encoding cytochrome c oxidase subunit I, with the protein MSSTDHKIIGHLYLITSFVFFLIGGVMALIMRAELAQPGLQITSNEQFNQLFTMHGTVMLLMFATPLFAGFANELMPLQIGAPDVAFPRLNMVSYWLFTFGSTIALSGFLTPGGAASFGWFAYTPLSNAISSPGIGGDLWIVGLTISGLGTILGSVNFITTIVCMRAPGMTMFRMPMFTWNILLTSILVLMAFPVLAAALLALEADRKLGTHIFDSSTGGALLWQHLFWFFGHPEVYIIALPFFGIVTEILPVFSRKPLFGYIGLVGATIAIAGLSITVWAHHMFPTGQVLLPFFSFMTFLIAVPTGVKFFNWIGTMWRGHLSFESPMLFSIGFLVTFLFGGLTGVILASPPLDFQVSDSYFVVAHFHYVVFGTVVFAMFAGFYFWWPKFTGKMLNDTLGKVHFWTLFIGFHATFLVQHWLGAQGFPRRYADYSPIDGFTDLNMVSSVGAFLLGASTLPFLYNVWKTHKTAPKVTVDDPWGFGNSLEWATSCPPPRHNFTSLPRIRSERPAFDLRYPYASAPREQLEEKR; encoded by the coding sequence ATGTCGTCCACCGATCACAAGATCATCGGACATCTCTACCTGATCACCTCGTTCGTGTTCTTCCTGATCGGCGGCGTCATGGCGCTGATCATGCGAGCGGAGCTGGCGCAGCCGGGCCTGCAGATCACCAGCAACGAGCAGTTCAACCAGCTGTTCACCATGCACGGCACGGTCATGCTGCTCATGTTCGCGACGCCGCTGTTCGCCGGCTTCGCCAACGAGCTCATGCCGCTGCAGATCGGCGCGCCCGACGTGGCGTTCCCGCGCCTGAACATGGTCAGCTACTGGCTGTTCACCTTCGGCAGCACCATCGCCCTGTCGGGTTTCCTTACCCCGGGCGGCGCGGCCAGCTTCGGCTGGTTCGCCTACACCCCGCTGTCGAACGCGATCAGCTCGCCGGGAATCGGCGGTGACCTGTGGATCGTCGGCCTGACCATCAGCGGTCTGGGCACGATCCTCGGCTCGGTCAACTTCATCACCACGATCGTCTGCATGCGCGCACCCGGCATGACCATGTTCCGGATGCCGATGTTCACCTGGAACATCCTGCTCACCTCGATCCTGGTGCTGATGGCCTTCCCGGTGCTCGCCGCGGCCCTGCTGGCCCTGGAGGCCGACCGCAAGCTCGGCACCCACATCTTCGACTCGTCCACCGGCGGCGCGCTGCTCTGGCAGCACCTGTTCTGGTTCTTCGGCCACCCCGAGGTCTACATCATCGCGCTGCCGTTCTTCGGCATCGTGACCGAGATCCTCCCGGTCTTCAGCCGCAAGCCGCTGTTCGGCTACATCGGCCTCGTCGGCGCGACCATCGCCATCGCCGGTCTGTCGATCACCGTGTGGGCCCACCACATGTTCCCGACCGGCCAGGTGCTACTGCCGTTCTTCTCCTTCATGACGTTCCTCATCGCGGTACCGACCGGGGTGAAGTTCTTCAACTGGATCGGCACGATGTGGCGAGGGCATCTGTCCTTCGAGTCGCCGATGCTGTTCTCGATCGGCTTCCTGGTCACCTTCCTGTTCGGTGGTCTGACCGGAGTCATCCTGGCCTCGCCGCCGCTGGACTTCCAGGTGTCCGACTCCTACTTCGTCGTGGCCCACTTCCACTACGTCGTCTTCGGCACCGTGGTGTTCGCGATGTTCGCGGGCTTCTACTTCTGGTGGCCCAAGTTCACCGGCAAGATGCTCAACGACACCCTGGGCAAGGTGCACTTCTGGACGCTGTTCATCGGCTTCCACGCCACCTTCCTGGTCCAGCACTGGCTGGGCGCGCAGGGCTTCCCGCGCCGCTACGCCGACTACAGCCCGATCGACGGCTTCACCGACCTGAACATGGTCTCCTCGGTCGGAGCCTTCCTGCTCGGCGCCTCCACGCTGCCGTTCCTGTACAACGTGTGGAAGACCCACAAGACCGCGCCGAAGGTCACCGTGGACGACCCGTGGGGCTTCGGAAACTCGCTGGAGTGGGCGACCTCCTGCCCGCCGCCGCGGCACAACTTCACCTCGCTGCCGCGCATCCGGTCCGAGCGCCCGGCGTTCGACCTCAGATACCCCTACGCCTCGGCCCCGCGCGAGCAGCTGGAGGAGAAGCGATGA
- a CDS encoding cytochrome c oxidase subunit 4, with protein MKVQGWLFILCGIFFAAVDVVYWFWSREPVGTTAMAISVGFAFMIGYYLMYTARRIGEQPEDNKQGEISDGAGELGFFSPHSWWPLFVCLAVSLTAVGLVIGWWLFLIGVFAVIMTMIGFVFEYYRGHFSH; from the coding sequence ATGAAGGTCCAGGGTTGGTTGTTCATCCTCTGCGGGATCTTCTTCGCCGCAGTGGACGTCGTCTACTGGTTCTGGTCCAGGGAGCCGGTCGGCACGACGGCGATGGCCATCTCGGTGGGCTTCGCCTTCATGATCGGCTACTACCTGATGTACACCGCTCGCCGCATCGGCGAGCAGCCGGAGGACAACAAGCAGGGTGAGATCAGCGACGGCGCCGGAGAGCTCGGCTTCTTCAGCCCGCACAGCTGGTGGCCGCTGTTCGTCTGCCTGGCCGTCTCGCTCACCGCGGTCGGCCTGGTCATCGGCTGGTGGCTTTTCCTCATCGGTGTCTTCGCGGTCATCATGACCATGATCGGATTCGTCTTCGAGTACTACCGGGGTCACTTCTCGCACTGA
- a CDS encoding L,D-transpeptidase, protein MGQAIRGSSQGAGLLALVLATSCAASNGAGVPGTPSPMSYADAAVSVVPVDRTGKVPTGTTVLVAARGGVLKKVTVKGENGSLAGVLSADGTQWRSRGTATPGTSYRVSATAVNPAGKATETTTSFSTVKADKTFAIETFAPNRDMTGLTVGVGMPVMITFDQPISDRVSVERNLTVHASRPVFGAWHWFDDKTVHFRPREFWPAHTKVRVEARLAGVRGGDGLYGKRNQSIDFKIGRSQITRGSTGTHHLTVRRDGRKIREMPMSAGQGGVWKYYTTSGIHLAMSREPVTIMTSPGIGPGSPGYYQMTVYNTVRISNSGEYIHSAPWSVGSQGNSNVSHGCVNVSPANAKWFIDNTLIGDPIIITGSPRVLEPTNGWGHWQENWKQWLKWSSVKHFTTEAH, encoded by the coding sequence GTGGGGCAGGCGATCCGTGGTTCGAGCCAGGGGGCCGGGCTGCTGGCCTTGGTGCTGGCGACCTCATGTGCGGCGAGCAACGGCGCCGGTGTGCCGGGCACGCCGAGCCCCATGAGCTACGCCGACGCCGCCGTCAGCGTGGTCCCCGTCGACAGGACCGGCAAGGTGCCGACGGGCACGACCGTCCTGGTGGCGGCCCGGGGCGGGGTTCTGAAGAAGGTCACCGTCAAGGGGGAGAACGGCTCCCTGGCGGGCGTGCTGAGCGCCGACGGCACCCAGTGGCGCAGCCGGGGCACGGCGACCCCCGGAACCTCCTACAGGGTCAGCGCCACGGCGGTGAACCCGGCGGGCAAGGCCACCGAGACCACCACCTCCTTCTCCACCGTCAAGGCGGACAAGACTTTCGCGATCGAGACCTTCGCCCCCAACAGGGACATGACGGGCCTCACCGTCGGCGTCGGCATGCCGGTCATGATCACTTTCGACCAGCCCATCTCCGACCGCGTCTCGGTGGAGCGGAACCTGACGGTCCACGCCTCCAGGCCGGTCTTCGGGGCGTGGCACTGGTTCGACGACAAGACGGTGCACTTCCGCCCCCGGGAGTTCTGGCCGGCGCACACCAAGGTCCGGGTCGAGGCCCGGCTGGCGGGTGTGCGCGGCGGCGACGGCCTGTACGGCAAGCGGAACCAGAGCATCGACTTCAAAATCGGCCGTTCCCAGATCACCAGGGGGAGCACCGGCACCCACCACCTGACCGTCAGGCGCGACGGCAGGAAGATCCGCGAGATGCCCATGAGCGCGGGCCAGGGCGGCGTCTGGAAGTACTACACGACCAGCGGCATCCACCTGGCCATGTCCCGCGAGCCCGTCACCATCATGACCTCGCCCGGCATCGGGCCCGGTTCGCCGGGCTACTACCAGATGACCGTCTACAACACCGTCCGGATCTCCAACAGCGGCGAGTACATCCACAGCGCCCCGTGGTCGGTGGGCTCGCAGGGCAACTCCAACGTGAGCCACGGCTGCGTCAACGTCAGCCCGGCGAACGCCAAGTGGTTCATCGACAACACCCTGATCGGCGACCCGATCATCATCACCGGATCGCCCCGGGTGCTGGAGCCGACCAACGGCTGGGGGCACTGGCAGGAGAACTGGAAGCAGTGGCTCAAGTGGAGCAGCGTCAAGCACTTCACCACCGAGGCCCACTGA
- a CDS encoding cytochrome b: protein MSTGNVPKPIASTSSFIDDRIGAGNFLKRNLRKVFPDHWSFLLGEIALYSFIVLLLTGTFLTFFFKPTMAHVVYDGSYEPLKGVMMSEAYASALHISFDVRGGLLMRQMHHWAALLFVAGMMVHALRVFFTGAYRKPRELNWLIGVGLLTLALAEGLTGYSLPDDLLSGAGLRITEGVAISLPLVGTWITFFLFGGEYPGEDVVSRFYSLHILLIPGILLALITAHMILMWVQKHTQMPGKGRTNTNVVGAPFYPAFMAKAGAYFMFTFGAIALLGTFAQINPIWLFGPYTPADISAGSQPDFYMGFLEGSLRLMPAWEINFLGFTLPLSVLIPALVPMGIVMTGLALYPFIEQWVTGDRSEHHVAERPRNNPHRTSIGISAVTFYGVLWLLGANDEISAFFHVSLNWTTYVGRVLVFVGPAVAYFITYRMCLGLQRSDAAVIGHGVESGVIKRLPSGEYIEVHVPPNEAIEAHMRGKTAIPVITGTSADSDGIPPKGMRGPLGKLRAKLSKAYGGEKIPLDGEHPHEEHAAVGSGEEDKSLTRH from the coding sequence ATGAGCACCGGAAACGTTCCGAAGCCCATAGCGAGCACAAGCAGCTTCATCGACGACCGCATCGGCGCGGGAAACTTCCTCAAGCGCAACCTGCGGAAGGTCTTCCCCGACCACTGGTCGTTCCTGCTGGGCGAGATCGCGCTGTACTCGTTCATCGTCCTGCTGCTGACCGGCACGTTCCTGACCTTCTTCTTCAAGCCCACCATGGCTCACGTCGTCTACGACGGCTCCTACGAGCCGCTCAAGGGCGTCATGATGTCCGAGGCGTACGCCTCGGCTCTGCACATCAGCTTCGACGTCCGCGGTGGCCTGCTGATGCGGCAGATGCACCACTGGGCCGCCCTGCTGTTCGTCGCCGGCATGATGGTGCACGCGCTCCGAGTGTTCTTCACCGGTGCGTACCGCAAGCCGCGCGAGCTCAACTGGCTGATCGGCGTCGGCCTGCTGACGCTGGCCCTGGCCGAGGGCCTGACCGGCTACTCCCTCCCCGACGACCTGCTCTCCGGCGCCGGTCTGCGGATCACCGAGGGCGTGGCGATCTCCCTGCCGCTGGTCGGCACCTGGATCACCTTCTTCCTCTTCGGCGGCGAATACCCCGGCGAGGACGTGGTCTCCCGGTTCTACTCGCTGCACATCCTGCTCATCCCGGGCATCCTGCTGGCGCTCATCACCGCCCACATGATCCTGATGTGGGTGCAGAAGCACACGCAGATGCCGGGCAAGGGCCGCACGAACACCAACGTGGTGGGCGCTCCGTTCTACCCGGCCTTCATGGCCAAGGCCGGCGCGTACTTCATGTTCACCTTCGGCGCCATCGCGCTGCTGGGCACCTTCGCCCAGATCAACCCGATCTGGCTGTTCGGTCCCTACACTCCGGCCGACATCTCGGCGGGCTCCCAGCCCGACTTCTACATGGGATTCCTGGAGGGTTCGCTCCGCCTGATGCCCGCCTGGGAGATCAACTTCCTGGGCTTCACGCTGCCGCTGAGCGTGCTGATCCCGGCGCTGGTCCCGATGGGCATCGTCATGACGGGCCTGGCCCTGTATCCCTTCATCGAGCAGTGGGTCACCGGGGACCGCAGCGAGCACCACGTCGCCGAGCGTCCCCGCAACAACCCGCACCGCACCTCGATCGGCATCTCCGCGGTCACCTTCTACGGTGTCCTGTGGCTGCTGGGCGCCAACGACGAGATCTCCGCGTTCTTCCACGTCTCGCTGAACTGGACGACCTACGTCGGCCGGGTGCTGGTCTTCGTCGGTCCCGCGGTCGCCTACTTCATCACCTACCGGATGTGCCTGGGCCTGCAGCGCAGCGACGCCGCGGTCATCGGGCACGGCGTGGAGTCCGGCGTCATCAAGCGCCTGCCCTCGGGTGAGTACATCGAGGTCCACGTTCCGCCGAACGAGGCCATCGAGGCGCACATGCGGGGCAAGACGGCGATCCCGGTGATCACCGGCACCTCCGCCGACAGCGACGGCATCCCGCCCAAGGGGATGCGCGGCCCGCTCGGCAAGCTCCGCGCCAAGCTGAGCAAGGCCTACGGCGGGGAGAAGATCCCGCTCGACGGCGAGCACCCTCACGAGGAGCACGCGGCCGTCGGCTCGGGCGAGGAAGACAAGTCCCTCACCCGGCACTGA
- a CDS encoding ubiquinol-cytochrome c reductase iron-sulfur subunit, with protein MTDTNHDIEQPEGRVPKRVIGTPSPATGTSLLGTEEQHAGDVAVPGVIPQNEATAKKGEKIAALCFTVALIAGIGFIVAYVAFQVGDVEKTQISNLALGGTLTLALLALAAGIVVWVRMIMPKYNLVQERHPMASDGQAREYVAETFLQGAAESGITKRPLLRRTLLMAAAPLGLAPLVLLRDLGPSYSDFPKKLRHTVWGEKTKDGKHRKLVVEGTGAPIRAADFNSPGGILSVVPEGYEHDLNALAKATLILIKFRPEEIKSGTNLNWTHDGIVAYSKICTHVGCPAALYEQTTHHILCPCHQSTFDAADGAKVVFGPAARPLPQLPIAVDNEGYLVATADFAVPPGPSFWERGDAEAEVRENGGHA; from the coding sequence ATGACTGACACCAATCACGACATCGAGCAACCCGAAGGACGCGTGCCCAAGCGCGTCATCGGCACCCCCTCGCCCGCCACGGGAACCTCCCTGCTCGGAACCGAGGAGCAGCACGCCGGGGACGTCGCCGTCCCCGGCGTGATCCCGCAGAACGAGGCGACGGCGAAGAAGGGCGAGAAGATCGCCGCCCTGTGCTTCACCGTCGCCCTGATCGCGGGCATCGGCTTCATCGTGGCCTACGTGGCGTTCCAGGTCGGCGACGTCGAGAAGACGCAGATCTCCAACCTGGCCCTGGGCGGCACGCTCACGCTGGCGCTGCTCGCGCTGGCCGCGGGCATCGTGGTCTGGGTCCGCATGATCATGCCGAAGTACAACCTGGTCCAGGAGCGCCACCCGATGGCCTCCGACGGTCAGGCCCGGGAGTACGTCGCCGAGACCTTCCTGCAGGGCGCGGCCGAGAGCGGCATCACCAAGCGGCCGCTGCTCCGCCGTACGCTGCTGATGGCCGCGGCCCCGCTGGGCCTGGCCCCGCTGGTCCTGCTCCGCGACCTCGGCCCGTCCTACAGCGACTTCCCGAAGAAGCTGCGGCACACCGTCTGGGGCGAGAAGACCAAGGACGGCAAGCACCGCAAGCTCGTCGTCGAGGGGACCGGCGCGCCGATCCGCGCGGCGGACTTCAACTCCCCGGGCGGCATCCTGTCGGTGGTGCCCGAGGGTTACGAGCACGACCTGAACGCGCTGGCCAAGGCCACGCTGATCCTGATCAAATTCCGTCCGGAAGAGATCAAGTCCGGAACGAACCTGAACTGGACGCACGACGGCATCGTGGCGTACTCGAAGATCTGCACGCACGTCGGCTGCCCCGCGGCCCTGTACGAGCAGACCACGCACCACATCCTGTGCCCGTGCCACCAGTCGACCTTCGACGCCGCCGACGGCGCCAAGGTCGTCTTCGGTCCGGCCGCCCGGCCCCTGCCCCAGCTGCCCATCGCCGTGGACAATGAGGGCTACCTCGTCGCCACGGCGGACTTCGCCGTTCCTCCTGGTCCTAGCTTCTGGGAGCGCGGCGACGCTGAGGCCGAGGTCCGTGAGAACGGAGGCCACGCATGA
- a CDS encoding c-type cytochrome, whose protein sequence is MNRITARRRHPLARYAVLLLALGLVGGFYTLAAPPGERADAAIASGRADDVAEGKKLFEQSCSSCHGLNAEGTAQGPSLVGVGAAAVDFQVSSGRMPLANPGAQAPRKPTAPWVNDETIKQLSAYIQSLGGGPTVPTQEQVDPAKGNKAKGGELFRANCIQCHNFVGAGGALTQGKYAPPLHDATPTQIYEAMITGPQAMPVFNDSIITPEQKRDMIAYIVGVREEPNPGGAGLGRIGPVTEGLVAWIAGISLLVLAAIWITAKKRQAH, encoded by the coding sequence GTGAACAGGATCACCGCTAGGCGGCGGCATCCCCTCGCGAGATACGCCGTCCTGCTTCTGGCCCTCGGGCTGGTCGGGGGGTTCTACACCCTCGCGGCCCCGCCGGGCGAGCGGGCCGACGCGGCCATCGCCTCCGGCAGGGCCGACGACGTGGCGGAGGGCAAGAAACTCTTCGAGCAGAGCTGCTCGAGCTGCCACGGCCTCAACGCCGAAGGCACCGCACAGGGTCCGTCGCTCGTCGGCGTCGGCGCGGCCGCCGTGGACTTCCAGGTCAGCAGTGGCCGCATGCCCCTGGCCAACCCCGGCGCCCAGGCACCGCGCAAGCCCACGGCCCCGTGGGTCAACGACGAGACCATCAAGCAGCTCTCGGCCTACATCCAGTCTCTCGGCGGCGGCCCGACCGTCCCCACGCAGGAGCAGGTCGACCCCGCCAAGGGCAACAAGGCGAAGGGTGGCGAGCTGTTCCGCGCGAACTGCATCCAGTGCCACAACTTCGTCGGCGCGGGCGGCGCCCTGACCCAGGGCAAGTACGCCCCGCCGCTGCACGATGCCACGCCGACGCAGATCTACGAGGCCATGATCACTGGCCCGCAGGCCATGCCGGTGTTCAACGACAGCATCATCACTCCCGAGCAGAAGCGGGACATGATCGCCTACATCGTGGGCGTGCGTGAGGAGCCCAACCCCGGCGGCGCAGGTCTCGGCCGCATCGGCCCGGTAACCGAGGGCCTGGTGGCCTGGATCGCGGGCATCAGCCTGCTCGTCCTGGCCGCCATCTGGATCACCGCGAAGAAGCGACAGGCCCACTAA
- a CDS encoding cytochrome c oxidase subunit 3: MLPVATASAISTTTTAHSSRRPDLVSVGTIVWLSSELMFFAALFAMYFTIRSVSLGQGLPWPEAHLNVPFSLANTIILVLSSVTCQLGVWAAEKGQVAKLRFWYIVSFLMGAVFVGGQLYEYSQLVHEGHTLSHSAYDSVFYLTTGFHGLHVTGGLIAFLFMLGRTYAAKRFTREQATSAIVVSYYWHFVDVVWIGLFVTIYGIH, translated from the coding sequence ATGCTGCCCGTGGCGACAGCATCCGCAATCTCAACGACGACGACAGCACATTCGTCCCGCAGACCAGATCTGGTCAGCGTCGGGACGATCGTCTGGCTGTCCTCTGAGCTCATGTTCTTCGCGGCGCTGTTCGCGATGTACTTCACCATCCGGTCGGTGAGCCTCGGCCAGGGTCTGCCCTGGCCCGAGGCCCACCTGAACGTTCCGTTCTCGCTGGCCAACACGATCATCCTGGTCCTGTCGAGCGTGACCTGCCAGCTGGGCGTGTGGGCGGCCGAGAAGGGCCAGGTCGCCAAGCTGCGCTTCTGGTACATCGTCAGCTTCCTGATGGGCGCCGTGTTCGTCGGCGGCCAGCTGTACGAGTACAGCCAGCTGGTCCACGAGGGGCACACCCTGTCGCACTCCGCGTACGACTCGGTGTTCTACCTGACCACGGGCTTCCACGGCCTCCACGTGACCGGTGGACTGATCGCGTTCCTGTTCATGCTGGGACGCACGTACGCCGCGAAGCGCTTTACCCGTGAGCAGGCGACCAGCGCGATCGTCGTGTCCTACTACTGGCACTTCGTCGACGTGGTCTGGATTGGCCTTTTCGTGACCATCTACGGCATTCATTAA
- the trpD gene encoding anthranilate phosphoribosyltransferase — translation MDARTTWPALLTALLAGEHLTADETAWAMNEIMSGSATPAQIAGFAVALRAKGETVAEVTGLARTMLERATPLSVEGPIVDVVGTGGDRAHTVNVSTMAAIVAAAAGARVVKHGNRSASSSCGAADVLEHLGVVLDLSPSGTAKVAMEAGIAFCFAPLYHPALRFAGPPRKELGIPTVFNFLGPLTNPARPEAQAIGIFEPGMLPVVAGVFAERGVSALVFRGDDGLDELTTATTSTVWVVREGNATRTVFDPAVLDIPRAGPDALRGGDVAYNAQAVHDLVGGKTGPVRDAVLLNAAAALVALDGKGDDLDAAMSAGYGRAVQALDSGAAAATLDRWIEASQALKPR, via the coding sequence ATGGACGCGCGCACCACCTGGCCCGCGCTGCTGACGGCCCTGCTCGCCGGTGAGCACCTCACGGCGGACGAGACCGCCTGGGCGATGAACGAGATCATGTCCGGTTCGGCCACGCCCGCACAGATCGCCGGCTTCGCCGTGGCCCTGCGGGCGAAGGGGGAGACGGTCGCGGAGGTGACCGGGCTGGCGCGCACGATGCTGGAGCGGGCCACCCCGCTGTCGGTGGAGGGCCCCATCGTCGACGTCGTCGGCACCGGCGGCGACCGCGCGCACACGGTCAACGTCTCGACCATGGCCGCGATCGTGGCCGCCGCCGCGGGCGCGCGGGTGGTCAAGCACGGCAACCGCTCCGCGTCCTCCTCCTGCGGGGCCGCCGACGTGCTGGAGCACCTGGGGGTCGTGCTCGACCTGTCCCCGTCCGGCACCGCCAAGGTCGCGATGGAGGCGGGCATCGCCTTCTGCTTCGCGCCGCTCTACCACCCGGCCCTGCGCTTCGCCGGTCCGCCGCGCAAGGAGCTCGGCATCCCGACGGTCTTCAACTTCCTGGGCCCGCTGACCAACCCGGCCAGGCCCGAGGCGCAGGCGATCGGCATCTTCGAGCCGGGCATGCTCCCCGTGGTCGCGGGCGTGTTCGCCGAGCGCGGGGTGTCGGCGCTGGTCTTCCGGGGCGACGACGGGCTGGACGAGCTCACCACCGCGACCACCTCCACCGTCTGGGTGGTGCGCGAGGGCAACGCCACGCGGACCGTCTTCGACCCGGCCGTGCTGGACATCCCCAGGGCCGGTCCCGACGCGCTGCGCGGCGGGGACGTGGCGTACAACGCCCAGGCCGTGCACGACCTGGTCGGCGGCAAGACCGGCCCGGTCCGTGACGCGGTGCTGCTCAACGCCGCCGCCGCGCTGGTCGCGCTCGACGGCAAGGGCGACGACCTCGACGCCGCCATGTCCGCCGGCTACGGGCGGGCCGTCCAGGCCCTCGACTCCGGTGCCGCCGCGGCCACCCTCGACCGCTGGATCGAGGCCAGCCAGGCGCTGAAGCCGCGCTGA